The genomic region GATGACAATCTCAAGAAAGCTTATTCTCATTGTCGTTTTATTACCAGAAAGCATGCGAAAACATTTTACATGGCTACCCGCTTTTTACCCAATGAAAAACAACGGGGTATTTTTGCAATCTATGGTTTATGCCGATACCTGGATGATTTAGTGGATGAAGCTGAAGATTTAATTCACGACCAAAAAATAACTTTTGATCAGGTTGATGAAAAACTGCAAGCTTTCAAGCAGAGACTGATTGACGTTTATGATGAAAAAATTGTAGATGATCCGATCCTTACGGCTTTTGCCGATACGCTGAAAAAATATCAAATATCCATTGAACTTCCTTTTATCCTGATGGATGGAGTTAAAATGGATCTTGTTAAGGATCGTTTTGAAAACTTTGAAGAAGTTTATGACTATTCATATAAAGTAGCTTCTGTAGTTGGTTTAATGACCAGTGAAGTTTTTGGATATATGGATGAAGAAGCTCTTGACTATGCCGTTGACTTAGGTATTGCGATGCAGTTGACTAATATTCTCCGGGATGTAGGGGAGGATCTCATGCGTGGGCGGATCTATCTTCCCGCAGAAGACTTGAAAAAGTTTGACGTTACAGAAGAAGACCTTTCTTCCGGGTTACTGAATGAAAACTTTATTGAGATGATGAAGTTTCAGATTAACAGAACCAGACACTTTTACACTAAAGCGGATTTGGGAATACCTTTATTATCAAGTGATAGCAGGCTTCCTGTTTACCTTGCGCGCCATAACTACAGCAGAATTTTAAATAAAATCGAAGAAAACAATTATAATGTTTTCGACAATCGAGCCTATCTCAATTACACCGAAAAATTATCCATTCTCCCCCGTGTTTTGTTAGATATGAAAACAGCCGGGTAAAATCTGCTTTTTGGCTTGGAGAATCATGCCGTAAAGTCCTATCATTAGGCAAAAACAAAACAGGATTTTATGGCTGAAATAAATAAAGTACTGATCGCAAATCGTGGAGAAATTGCACTTAGGGTAATTCACACTTGTAAGGAATTGGGGATTAAAACAGTGGCGGTGTATTCAAGACCTGATGCACATGCTCCACACGTCCTTCATGCCGATGAAGCCGTTTTTATTGGAGAAGCGGCTTCTTCGGAAAGTTATCTGGTTATAGATAAAATCATTGATGCCGTTAAGCAAACAGGCGCTGATGCTGTGCATCCTGGATATGGGTTTTTGAGTGAAAATGCATCTTTTGCGGAACGATGTAAGAAGGAAGGGATCATATTTATAGGGCCGGAACCGAAGGCTATACGATTAATGGGAGATAAAACAGAAGCACGCGAGTTAGTAACAAAGGCAAATATTCCAACACCGCCTGGGTTAAAAAGCGAACTGAAGGATATTGAGGAGGCCCGGAGTGTTGCAGATGATATCGGTTATCCCATTTTGGTAAAAGCTGCTGCCGGAGGTGGAGGAAAGGGAATGCGTATTGTCCATAAAAAAGAAGAATTTGAAGCAAGTATAAAAGCTGCGAAATCAGAAGCCAAGAATGCTTTTGGCGATGACCGCATTTATATCGAGAAATATCTTGAACAACCCCGCCATGTTGAATTTCAGATAATTGCAGATACTCATGGGAATGTGCTTCACGTTTTTGACCGGGAATGTTCGGTACAACGTAGGCATCAAAAGGTAATTGAAGAAGCTCCTTGCGCTGTCTTGACTCCGGAACTTCGAGAGAGAATGGCAGAATCTGCAATAAAAGCAGCTAAAGCTTGTGATTATGTTGGAGCGGGTACCATTGAGTTTATGATTGACAAGAATATGGATTTCTATTTTCTGGAAATGAATACTCGTCTTCAGGTAGAACACCCTGTAACTGAAATGATTTCAGGCGTTGATTTGGTTGCGCTGCAAATTTTAGTTGCTGAAGGGAAAAAGCTACCCTTTAAACAGGAAGATTTAGCTATTAATGGCCACGCTATCGAATGCCGTATTTATGCAGAAGATCCTGCAGACAACTTTCTGCCGAGTACCGGATTACTTTTAAAACATCGTATCCCAACCGGATCAGGCATTCGGGTTGATGCCGGGGTGGAAGAGGGGCAGCAAATTACTATCAATTATGACCCCATGATCTCTAAACTAAGTGTGCATGGACCGGATCGTGAGACAGCTCGTAAACGTATGCTTCGGGCTCTTGATGAATATGAGATTGCCGGATGTAAAACCACAATACCATTTTGTGAATTCACACTAAATCATCCGGATTTTATAGAGGCAAAATATGATACGCATTTTGTCCCAAATCATTTCACGCCGGAAAAAATGCAACCCCGGCAATCAGAAAGTGATGTATCCGTGGCAGCGGCATTACTTAAAGGTATCTCTGAAAATAATTCAGAACCCTCATTATCACTTGAGGCATCAAGTGACAGCATGTGGTGGA from Gracilimonas sp. harbors:
- a CDS encoding squalene/phytoene synthase family protein; this translates as MTNILNIPYQFIRPIYEKTAFHKSVIEDLEDDNLKKAYSHCRFITRKHAKTFYMATRFLPNEKQRGIFAIYGLCRYLDDLVDEAEDLIHDQKITFDQVDEKLQAFKQRLIDVYDEKIVDDPILTAFADTLKKYQISIELPFILMDGVKMDLVKDRFENFEEVYDYSYKVASVVGLMTSEVFGYMDEEALDYAVDLGIAMQLTNILRDVGEDLMRGRIYLPAEDLKKFDVTEEDLSSGLLNENFIEMMKFQINRTRHFYTKADLGIPLLSSDSRLPVYLARHNYSRILNKIEENNYNVFDNRAYLNYTEKLSILPRVLLDMKTAG
- the accC gene encoding acetyl-CoA carboxylase biotin carboxylase subunit, with translation MAEINKVLIANRGEIALRVIHTCKELGIKTVAVYSRPDAHAPHVLHADEAVFIGEAASSESYLVIDKIIDAVKQTGADAVHPGYGFLSENASFAERCKKEGIIFIGPEPKAIRLMGDKTEARELVTKANIPTPPGLKSELKDIEEARSVADDIGYPILVKAAAGGGGKGMRIVHKKEEFEASIKAAKSEAKNAFGDDRIYIEKYLEQPRHVEFQIIADTHGNVLHVFDRECSVQRRHQKVIEEAPCAVLTPELRERMAESAIKAAKACDYVGAGTIEFMIDKNMDFYFLEMNTRLQVEHPVTEMISGVDLVALQILVAEGKKLPFKQEDLAINGHAIECRIYAEDPADNFLPSTGLLLKHRIPTGSGIRVDAGVEEGQQITINYDPMISKLSVHGPDRETARKRMLRALDEYEIAGCKTTIPFCEFTLNHPDFIEAKYDTHFVPNHFTPEKMQPRQSESDVSVAAALLKGISENNSEPSLSLEASSDSMWWKNRRE